One Glycine max cultivar Williams 82 chromosome 1, Glycine_max_v4.0, whole genome shotgun sequence genomic window, CCACCATCTTGGGGAGGATACAATTAATCACTGCAGAAATTTCACATAGTTGCAGGTGCATGAGAGGTTCATATTTATGAGCAAGTTCTCGAAGAGCATGATATTGAAGTGAACCTGCCACTGTTAGCAAGTTGATGCAGGTTCCTATGAGAGGTAACTTCCTTGGGCCTGGGGACAATGTGTGACTGGATTTTGACTTGTACTTTTTAATGAGCCAATGCAAGAgcaagaacaaaaagaaggtaTAATAACAATGcgtaattttattattctaccagttaatttaatctttaatattaagatttataaattgtaaatcatcaattaatttaatctttaaaattgtaATGAGTAATAAAATCggtccctaatttttttttttaaaaaaatcttcaactataaatcatcaatcaatttaatctAACGTCATTAAATGAGTAGAGGAATAGTAAAGACGCGTTAGGATGggaaaaactaattattattctACCAATTTAAGGTCATTTTTATTCATGTGACGTAAGTGAAACtagtttcttcaaaaaaaaaaaaaaaaaactaagtgaAACTATAGTTGGTTTGTTACTTAACTAACATTTAATTCATTTCAGTCTTTTTGACAAAATTAGGTGATACTAATTAATAACGAGAGAACTAAGTTAGTtgataatttacaattttaggagtcattttattatatttttaaagttcaGACAATAATTTTAATGGCTAAATTAATCATCCActctttaaaaatttatattccaAGATTTGAACGAGTCCTTGGTATTACactattatgtaatttttttaagtcaaaatGTATacgtaattaaaattttcaagatAACAATATTTAccatagaataaaattaaaataaatattcttatGGTATGAGCATTTATTagaggataaaattaaaataaatattcttatGATGGGAGCATTTACAATAACAGAAAGGTTGGTCATTGGTAAGGAACACAACTCCCAAACATCAAGTATGAACTTTGATATGAAGTAGGTCATTCATATTATTgatgcatgtaaaaaaaaatcctccatGTGTTGCTATGCATTAATGCTCTATATTTGCTAGCATTGAGATAGCTAATAAATGAGATGGAAGGGACAAAAGTGTGAAAACGAGGAAACTTGCATTGTTTTGGTAGCAAGAAAATAAAGAGGAATTATTcagagaattttaatttctcatcttttagaaggaaattgaaattccacatttttagttatttaaaattctgttttaaaattcaaaaaattttaattctttataaaaaaatccaaacaatgaattttaaaatacaaaattttaaattctcttataaattatttttctcagttaaatttttttatccaaatatacTCTTAGCTTATTTTTAGCTTGGATTCTTTTGTTGGTCGGGACTCTTTATTTTTACGTTATTTTATTCAGAGTCTAATGGATAATATTGTATGCTTGCATTATCATGGACTggctttttatttaaaattcgggagtggttttgtttttgtttttgttttgttatgcaTACATGGGTCTCATGCCCCGTtacataattcattttttttagtgcCTTTTATAATTTTGCTCGAAGCCCGTTTCCATAAGAGCATAACATAATTGATTAGGCTCAATAGCGGTGTTTGTAATggacttatctttttttaaaaaaacattttataaattatatacaacaaatatttttaatttacttcaattattaaaaaattatatatttttattatatagtgAAAATGATTATacatctaaattttatattaattgtgtaTGATATAAATGTTTATACCAATTTAAATGAGTTTACCAtttcaatattatataaatattaaaactttAGACTATATAtcactattaatatatttaataacacaAATTAGCTTTATATTAAAtggataattatttaaattaattataaaatagctTTATTTCCTTTCAAgtatgttaaaagaaaaatgtgtataagaaaagaatattaaaaaaatggtgtACAAATGTATTATACAATGAATAGTAAAAACTTCAcccttgtaaaaaaaatcatcgtaATGATAGTCAAATATTATTGATTATAGATTCAGTAACAAGCAAAAAATTACATCAAACAAGACTCCCCAAAGTGTAAAGATATCTCAATAGACATGCACTACAAATATTATCACTGTGTGGcttttcttttagtttctttGCGCCTTGGGTTCCTTTATTCTCTGTAACTTTTTTATTCTGAATATCATTGGTACTCTTATTGAATCTCCTTTggcctattaaaaaaaaatacatgtatcaTGAAGCTTCATAAATAGTGGGAATCAAAAACAACTTGTTTTTCCTTACAACTGTCAGTCCGAAGAGTTCATCCATATCCAAATCCGCAGGTTTCATCTTATTTGGGAGTTCCCAATTAAAGTGATAGAGTAATAAAGCCAATGGAAGCGTAATGCTAGCCAAACCAAATGTAATGCCTGGACACATTCTCCTTCCTGCCCCAAAGGGTATATACTCAAAGCTATTCCCTTTGAAATCGATAGAACTATCATCAAATCTCTCTGGGATAAACCTTTCAGCATCACTCCAATATTGAGGATCTCTTCCAATTGCCCATGTGTTTATCATGACTTTAGTCTTTATTGGTATATCGTACCCATCAATGTTGGTTGATTTGATGCACTCTCTAGGGATCAACTGAGAAGGAGGGTGTAACCTCAACGTTTCTTTGATCACTGACTTCAGGTAACTAAGTTCTTCTAGATCAGTTTCACGTATTATTTCCTTTCCTTTGAATGTTTGTCTTAATTCAGCTTGTGCCTTCTCCCTCACTCTTGGATTTTTCATCATTTCTGACATTGCCCACTCCAATGTTGATGCCGGGGTATCAGTTCCAGAAGCAAATATGTTCTggataaacaaaataaacattttcacatgaaaagaaaaaaaaatatgatgaattAGTTAACCGTTTTGCTTGCATGTGACTTGTGAGCATATTGAggtgttttcttcttccccagAAAAACATGTACGGTGAGTAAATAGTTCTACCCTTCATTTTTgtggtaaaattaaaaaaaatgtttaagatttttgataaatgatgaaattTCGATCTgactttataataaaaaatttagttattttgagtttttgatatattaaaatttctattttgaaTTCCCTTAAGTGCAAAACAAGAATTGAATTTTGTGGCATAATATTCACTAACCCATATCACAGCTTTGATATTCTCCATAGTCATTGGAACCTCGAGACTGCCACTTTCTTTGAGTCTCAAAAGAACATCAACAAGATCTTCTTGCTCTGCTTCATTACTGCCTTCTTTTCCTATTGTTCGTTTTTCCATATGCTTTCTGAGAATGTCTTCTAAGATTTTGTCTGCCCGCTGGTGAACATGCTCCACTTTGGCTTTCTGTCGGGTCAGTAAATGCAATGGTTTCAATGAAGGAAACATGTCATCCAATTCAAATCCTCCTGTCATTGTTATAGCTTTTCTGACCAAAGACATTAATTCATCTTGgtcatcattttcttttccaaaCGCTGCCCTAGAAACAGTGGTGCCCAACAAAGAGAAAAGTTTGCCACTAAGATCGATTGATGAGCCTGCGGATGAGTGAATTGATTGTATGAGTTTTCTGTTCTCATCTTGTCTGATATGAGAGAAAGATTGGACCCTCTTGGCACTTAGAAGCTCTAAGGTACATATTTTCCTGATCTGCCTCCAATAATCACCGTATGGAGCAAAAACAATATCTGTTGCTCCATATACCATAAATTGAGGAGCCAGAAGTTGGGGCCTCTGCACAAAATGAACATCATGGGTTTTCATCACCTCCATGGCCATCTTGGGGGAGGACACAACCAGGGCTGAAATTTCACCAAGTTGGAGGTGCATGAGAGGCCCATATttgcgaacaagtttttggagAGCTTGATCAGGAAGTGAAGCTGCTAATGCTAGCTGATGGAGGTTACCAATGATAGGTAACCTCCATGGGCTAGGGGGCAATTTGTATCTCGATTTTTGCTTGTAAATTTTAACTAGCCAATGCAAAAGCAAGAACACAAAGAAGGTAATAACAATGGACAGTGGAGAATATTCCATGGCTTTAATTAGGGAAATAGACTCAACTGGTCTCAGGAGTTCATTGTTTGCTGAGAATCCTCGTGGGTTCTTATAGAAATTTTAATCCTAATGAGAACAAAcgatcatttaatattttattattactcttaTTTTAAAGATGAGTGGATCACTATTTTAGTCCCAAAAATCATAATAGTGTGTGAAATTGGTTCATGATATTAACAAAATGTCGCTTAAGTTATAAAAACATGCACATACACGCCCACacaatttttgtttaacaaaaaaattaatgagcttttttattttggccatccatgactatatataaaaagaataggATGTTTTGATAACATTTTATGTCTATTTTATTTGTACagctatatttatatttataagttattattttatcctaaaaattatttttacaaatcatccactaacttttttatttttctttttattaaaaaaaaaacagttaagCACTCTGTTCTTGCCTGTGTTCCCCTAGTCTATTATAAAGTCAATACGTACACTGCATATTTTCAAATTGTGTGGGCGTTTGTTTTATGGAAATTGTGTGGGTTTGTTTTTTCTTAcggaaagttttattttattttatcttaactGTTCCAGGAAGCTACCTAGATAGGTTAATTCGGTTTGGATCAATCGGTTATCCatctaaatttgatatttttttataactaatattttatattatgattcatccaaatattcaatacaattaacgtaatattatcaaatgtctAAAAGTAGTACAATTGATTCACTTAATAccatcaacataatattttaaaataaactaatacaacttaaaacaaaatattatttaacgaGATTTACTATAATAGTCTAAATCACAACTAATttttacaaactaattttttgtaataagtTTTGCTACAACCAAATTAACTGAAatcaatgaacaaaatatgattcattaatattataagcatgttagaaaaataaatatgaaaaaaaagtaaagcaaACAATAATATACATGAAAGAAATATCTTAAGAAGTTCTAACATTAGTAGTCCAAACATTTGCGGTTTCAATATTAGTAGTATTTAAAGTCAAATTAAACAactctaaaaattttaattggatttataaatttaaattcgtGACACAATCCGTACATGAACGGTTTTGATCAGTTCGATTCAGTTTTGAtccaaatatataaatgattcaATCCAAACTATTCGAATTGATTTAGATTAATTAGGGTTCGTGAGTGACTCGGACCCATAAATACccctaaaaaaacttatttaacccCAAATATTGATAGTGTATGTTTGAATCCAAAAGGACtcgataaaatataaaacaagacTAAATTAACTTATTGACCtggtatataaattttaatattatgtataactaaattgcataattaaaaatataaaaataaagtgtattttgttatatatgttttaaaaataatattgatataaatataatgtcatgtaataaaatatattatccaCTAAGTCAAGAAATATTGTTATTacattacataattaaaaatataaaaataaagtgtattttgttatatatgctttaaaaaataatattgatataaatataatgtcatgtaataaaaaatattatccacTAAGTCAAGAAATcttgttattacattattattattattattattattattattattattattattattattattattattattattattattattataaaacagtataatgtatttttaaaaatatcacctGATATATAActcaaatttattctaaaacatactaaatttaactttgtttgtaaccacaatattaatattaaaagagTTTAATGATCAcctattaaaagttaaaaaattatattatctgtTAATCATGAATTATGCATGAttgatataaattttagtttaatcatcttaaaaattaataaaattatcatatattatgaattatgatttaataatgttataaattattttacactatcaatatataatattttttctcatattaAAATCATGTCATGGCACTAAAACTTTTACTAAATATAAcctttaacaataataacaatttagaATTATATaggattatttaaattatacatttaaaataataagttcctttagttataaattatgaattaatttaattcttaaaattatactCCCTTcatcatattataattattttcttaaattgttttacatggataaaaaaaatagattcttAAAGTTAAAAAAGGATATATTGAACAATTTCAATAATTGAGTTCATCGATAGTTATAGAATGGTagatactataaaaaaaaaaatcatatttaatagatgaaagagaatcttaattttataaaaagtaaccttgtcatcattaatttaatttttttaactatatggttgatattataaatgatatacttgacaaaaaataattaatattatattaaaatattaaaattattattatttttaagacaatttttcttcttataactcatgctgatttttaaaaaaaaaatatataaaaaaattgaaagaagccGCCGCCTAATGTCTGATTTCTagttttcattaaaaaagaGCCCACTTGCACGTTCAtttcaattacaaaaatatcccAAGCAAATGTTTCATTAAatacttcttaaaaaaataatatcacgtTATCATCTTACGaggaaaaaaattgtagatAGAGATTTAactagttttcaaaataaaaactatataatatttacttttCAAATAAGTTTCAACCATTACTgcactttttgttttttaacatTGCACTATATTGATTTTCGATTTATAGGCAGTACATTGCCTATGCTTATTTGGATTTATAGGCAccaaataagaaacaaaactcAGCGTTTGCTTTtgctgtataaaaaaaaaacatatattgccTTTTGTTTTAATTGCAGTATTTTGATACTACTACTAATTAAGTTGAATTTTCGAATGTTTTACGGGTCTCAATTTCCATACAGTTTTAAAAATGCATAGGATTATCATTCTCATAATGCGTGTTTGCTAATTCGCAATAGACAACAGCTATCAAGATTCATTGAAGGGGAATGCTGCTGTACACCATTATTGCCTTCTTACTAAAATTAAGTTTTCCATGTACAGTGAGAGGTGAGAGGAGACAGAGGGGACGAGTAGAGCacgtgggagaaagaaaagaacaggattaataaaattaaattaaggtacgtaattaaaatacaatatatttatataaatagtctAAATATAAGAAGAATGATTATTTTGtccaaataaaaagattagCTCACTTGTACCTCTTACCTTTTTTTTAGtgagtatattaaaaaaatacctacACAAAGGCTTGTATCCTGTTAGATCAAGTTTTATCCTTATTGAAAATATGAGTTTTTCGTAAAGATGCACGAAGGCTTGTATCCTGTTAGatcaagttttatatttttttaatttttttaataaaattcatttataaaaaaaaaaaaaaagattatggtCCTCCTCAGTAATTCGTTTACTTCGTGCTATATCCTTTCGTAACAAACAGCACCTGTGGTGGATGATTATTATTAGTCATATAATTATCCATAGCTGTCTCAACTCATTCATTAATGCAGCCACATTCAAATTCAACTACTGCCATGGTCGAACGATGCTTACTTGCTTAACAAAGTCAATGGCAACATAAATGCAGCCACATTCAAATTCAACTACTGCCATGGTCGACTATATATTCAGTATTCAGATCTCACTcaaccttccttttcttttttaggcGGCTTAATTATTAATCCTATAGCCATGACTATGAGACCATATTTCTACTAGCCAAGAATCATACAGAGTTGGGATTGTTGGAAGCCCACGTTCCCCCACGTTccacatgtttttatttttttattttttttggaaaattttgttaattctgaatttggttcattttttttccacattCAACCCATATCTTTGTAATATATTTGTAACCATCTACCTATCATTTATCTATCTCTTATAACAAGTTGGTTGACCTCGGtgactctataaataggatgtAGTAttctcagttttgtatcactAAACTGACTTCTCTATTcagtaaaaagaacaaaattatcttcagatttcataaaatattaaacaaagcaTGTTCCAGTGGTTGATGCGATTTATATTACCTCTCTGTCGCGGGTGTGTCTCTAAGTTATGTTGAACAtgcaatattatgttaaatactaGTATGCATTGGATTTGAtcctttaaaatttattacatgTTGAATGGATATACGtacaatgttattttgaattggtatacatgtaatttttatgatttaatattgagcacatttgcattattaagtatgttatgcaaagattattttttaatgttaagtgattaatataattttattaaattagagagtagtcacaacatctttaattgagtaaaattatatgctaaatttataatcacattagaaatattaattgtgattaatcatATGTAATGTGATGAGATCTACCCACaaaaattttgttgtatttgtatgattaattaagataaaatattatattatatttcttaatttacccataggaattaaggaaaagaacatgatttaatagttttatcgtaaagttgcatgatgaatctaattgagtaggactttagcccacagacaagttttgtgtcactagattcatatattgagacctgatttgcattggcaaaacatgacatttgtttagtctcaaattttcttaatgagcatgtgtgtttgtttgcaATTTCACAATCTATGAATATTTCTTGTGACCTTTCCATATTGAAATgtgataattataaggtttggaaTGAAAGAATTCTCCTTCATTGGGCTAGATGGATAttgactatgctataaggaaggaTGAACCACCGGTTATTAATGAAACTAGCGAACCTGATGTTGTTGACCTTTATGAAAAGTGGGAGAGATCTAATCGTCTCTCTgttatgttcataaaaaccaACATATCCACTAGTATCTGAGGTTCAGTTGACCAACATGATAAGGTCAGAGATCTGTTGAAAGTCATTGATGTACAGTTTACGACCTCTGAGAAGTCGCTTGCTAGAATAATCATTATGCAATTCTCTTCCATTAAGCTTACTGGAACGAGAGGTG contains:
- the LOC100817439 gene encoding cytochrome P450 71D8-like, whose translation is MEYSPLSIVITFFVFLLLHWLVKIYKQKSRYKLPPSPWRLPIIGNLHQLALAASLPDQALQKLVRKYGPLMHLQLGEISALVVSSPKMAMEVMKTHDVHFVQRPQLLAPQFMVYGATDIVFAPYGDYWRQIRKICTLELLSAKRVQSFSHIRQDENRKLIQSIHSSAGSSIDLSGKLFSLLGTTVSRAAFGKENDDQDELMSLVRKAITMTGGFELDDMFPSLKPLHLLTRQKAKVEHVHQRADKILEDILRKHMEKRTIGKEGSNEAEQEDLVDVLLRLKESGSLEVPMTMENIKAVIWNIFASGTDTPASTLEWAMSEMMKNPRVREKAQAELRQTFKGKEIIRETDLEELSYLKSVIKETLRLHPPSQLIPRECIKSTNIDGYDIPIKTKVMINTWAIGRDPQYWSDAERFIPERFDDSSIDFKGNSFEYIPFGAGRRMCPGITFGLASITLPLALLLYHFNWELPNKMKPADLDMDELFGLTVVRKNKLFLIPTIYEAS